In one Candidatus Binatus sp. genomic region, the following are encoded:
- a CDS encoding glycerophosphodiester phosphodiesterase → MREHTNTDFFKPGLPRAFGHRGCAGTHPENTLEAFAAAAAIGIQYLELDIHMTRDGEIVVSHDDHLERTCGRAGVICEMTYAELAAADAGRMFTLDGANFPFRDRGIRMPRLADVLAAFPSLRIEIEVKQIAPSVVAPMLDVIDRAGMRKRVFVASEHQQPLDEARMLAPDIPTNFSYFETGGFFQAMVSRDNYRPPGDALQIPPSYESWQLVTPESVEFAHRIGLEVHVWTVNEEAEMRELLDLGVDGLMSDYPRRLLDVIRSRAAAPR, encoded by the coding sequence ATGCGCGAGCATACCAATACCGATTTCTTCAAGCCCGGATTGCCGCGCGCCTTCGGCCATCGCGGATGCGCCGGTACGCATCCTGAAAACACGCTCGAAGCATTTGCCGCCGCCGCTGCGATCGGCATTCAGTATCTCGAACTTGACATCCACATGACGCGCGACGGCGAAATCGTTGTCAGTCACGACGACCATCTGGAGCGCACTTGCGGGCGCGCCGGCGTCATCTGCGAGATGACATACGCCGAGCTTGCGGCGGCCGACGCGGGCCGCATGTTTACGCTCGACGGCGCGAATTTTCCATTCAGAGACAGGGGTATCCGGATGCCGCGTCTGGCCGACGTGCTTGCGGCGTTTCCATCGCTGCGGATAGAGATCGAAGTCAAGCAAATCGCGCCGAGCGTGGTCGCGCCGATGCTCGACGTGATCGATCGCGCCGGGATGCGCAAGCGTGTGTTTGTCGCCAGCGAGCACCAGCAACCGCTCGACGAGGCCCGGATGCTGGCGCCGGACATCCCGACCAACTTTTCGTACTTCGAAACGGGCGGATTCTTTCAGGCGATGGTGAGCCGCGACAACTATCGTCCGCCCGGCGACGCACTCCAAATCCCGCCCAGTTATGAATCGTGGCAGCTGGTCACGCCCGAAAGTGTCGAGTTCGCGCATCGCATCGGACTCGAAGTGCACGTCTGGACGGTGAACGAGGAAGCCGAGATGCGGGAACTGCTCGACTTGGGCGTGGACGGACTGATGAGCGACTACCCGCGCCGCTTGCTCGACGTGATTCGCAGCCGCGCCGCCGCGCCCCGCTGA
- a CDS encoding VIT1/CCC1 transporter family protein gives MAFSILSREYDHHTEQVHAAGGSWVRDVMLGLNDGLVASFAVTSGVAGAFVTGNAAMMAGLSEMLGGAVAMGLAAFISARSQIEFYQSEIERERDEIRRWPEREREEVSTIYRKKGFAGPLLDQIVAHITSDPERWSNVMMREELGFNEESFDNPLRSAFAVGLSYLSGAAVPVWAYIFFQPSRALIVSAISTVAVLFGVGALKTIITSRSWWRSGLESMLIGMAAAGVTYAAGRMFAAR, from the coding sequence ATGGCTTTTTCGATCCTCAGCCGCGAGTACGACCATCACACCGAGCAGGTCCACGCCGCCGGCGGAAGCTGGGTGCGCGACGTGATGCTCGGGCTGAACGACGGACTGGTCGCCTCGTTCGCCGTTACCTCCGGGGTCGCGGGCGCGTTCGTCACCGGCAACGCAGCGATGATGGCGGGACTGTCGGAGATGCTTGGCGGCGCGGTAGCGATGGGACTTGCGGCGTTCATCTCCGCGCGCTCACAAATCGAGTTTTATCAAAGCGAGATAGAACGCGAGCGCGACGAAATCCGCCGATGGCCCGAACGCGAGCGCGAAGAGGTCAGCACCATCTATCGAAAAAAAGGGTTCGCCGGTCCATTGCTCGATCAGATCGTCGCGCACATCACGTCGGACCCCGAGCGATGGAGCAACGTGATGATGCGCGAGGAGCTGGGTTTCAACGAAGAATCCTTCGACAACCCGCTCCGCTCCGCCTTTGCCGTCGGCTTGTCGTATCTGTCAGGCGCGGCAGTGCCCGTCTGGGCGTACATTTTTTTTCAGCCGAGCCGCGCCCTGATCGTGTCGGCCATCTCGACCGTCGCGGTGCTGTTCGGAGTCGGCGCGCTGAAGACGATCATCACCAGCCGTTCGTGGTGGCGCAGCGGACTCGAAAGCATGTTGATTGGAATGGCGGCCGCGGGTGTGACTTACGCCGCGGGCCGCATGTTTGCCGCGCGCTGA
- the argJ gene encoding bifunctional glutamate N-acetyltransferase/amino-acid acetyltransferase ArgJ, which yields MKVELDPAAVRGFRFAGVSAGLKSKAGALDLGLIAADRPAAAAAVFSANRVKAAPVYVTADRVKSGRLQAVVANSGCANSFTGAQGMRLARDSCAEVARLLGCAPELVVPSSTGVIGHLYDFAKFKTGAADAVRSLREDGLADFAHAIMTTDTRAKTASTSFKAGGATITLAGAVKGVGMISPRMATMLGYLVTDAVIAPSLLKKSLKAALPASFNAITVDGDMSTNDTVIILASGAAKNRAFGAREQAAFDRAVEEISAALARELVRDGEGATKLVTVEVRGARNPADAERAARQIANSPLVKTAFFGCDPNVGRILMAAGSSGAYVEPDKLVLWIGGVKVALNGRLLTEALAAAGARMKEREFAVRLDLRLGKSSARILTCDLSYDYVRINAEYTT from the coding sequence ATGAAAGTCGAACTCGATCCCGCCGCCGTGCGCGGATTTCGATTCGCCGGCGTCAGCGCCGGACTGAAGAGCAAGGCGGGCGCGCTTGACCTGGGCCTTATCGCCGCCGATCGCCCGGCCGCCGCAGCCGCGGTGTTCAGCGCCAATCGGGTGAAAGCCGCGCCGGTTTATGTGACGGCGGATCGCGTCAAGTCGGGCCGTTTGCAGGCGGTCGTCGCGAACTCGGGATGCGCCAACAGCTTCACCGGCGCGCAAGGGATGCGGCTTGCGCGCGACTCATGCGCGGAAGTCGCGCGACTTCTCGGATGCGCGCCGGAACTCGTTGTACCGTCCTCGACCGGTGTGATCGGCCATCTCTACGACTTCGCGAAATTCAAAACCGGCGCCGCCGATGCCGTGCGATCGCTGCGTGAAGACGGCCTGGCCGACTTCGCGCATGCGATCATGACGACTGACACGCGCGCCAAGACCGCCTCGACCAGCTTCAAGGCGGGCGGCGCGACCATCACGCTTGCCGGCGCGGTGAAAGGTGTCGGGATGATCTCGCCCAGGATGGCGACGATGCTGGGCTACCTGGTCACAGACGCGGTGATCGCTCCCTCTTTACTGAAAAAATCGCTCAAGGCCGCGCTGCCGGCCAGCTTCAACGCGATCACCGTTGACGGCGACATGTCAACCAACGACACGGTGATTATTTTGGCGAGCGGCGCCGCCAAAAATCGCGCATTCGGCGCGCGCGAGCAGGCGGCATTCGATCGCGCGGTCGAGGAAATTTCGGCGGCGCTCGCCCGCGAACTCGTGCGCGACGGCGAGGGAGCGACCAAGCTCGTCACCGTCGAGGTACGCGGCGCGCGCAATCCTGCCGACGCCGAGCGTGCGGCCCGTCAAATCGCCAACTCGCCGCTGGTCAAGACGGCGTTCTTCGGATGCGATCCGAACGTGGGCCGAATCCTGATGGCCGCGGGATCGTCCGGCGCGTACGTCGAGCCCGACAAGCTGGTGCTGTGGATCGGCGGAGTGAAAGTTGCCTTGAACGGCCGGCTGCTGACCGAGGCGCTGGCGGCTGCGGGGGCTCGGATGAAAGAGCGCGAATTCGCGGTGCGACTCGATCTGCGGCTGGGGAAATCGAGCGCCCGGATTCTAACTTGCGACCTGAGCTACGATTACGTGCGAATCAACGCGGAGTACACGACCTGA
- a CDS encoding TIGR03617 family F420-dependent LLM class oxidoreductase, translating into MKLDTGLSARNLRDVPAAARAAEAAGFDAIWIPEAGNDGFLPAALIAEHTRRVKMGTSVAIAFPRSPMVTAAAAWDLAGFSEGRFILGLGTQVKGHIERRYSTKWEAPVPRLREYILALRAIFKCWSEGGAKLSFQGKYYNFSLMTPFFTPARHNYSNVPIHIAGVNEHIIRLAGELCEGLHAHPFNSPKYLREFVLPNVEKGLKQAGRSRKDFEIQSTAFVITGRDQDEIKKMREVVRQQISFYASTRTYKIVLDTHGWGDVAQRLNEKAAKGEWVSMAKEITDEMLDVYTVAGTYDEIADKVMQRYDGLLDRVAFYIPFRAGADDAQWAKLAKRFNG; encoded by the coding sequence ATGAAGCTCGACACCGGTCTCTCGGCGCGCAACTTGCGCGATGTTCCGGCCGCGGCCCGCGCCGCCGAGGCGGCGGGGTTCGACGCGATCTGGATTCCCGAGGCCGGCAACGACGGCTTCCTTCCGGCCGCGCTGATCGCGGAGCATACCCGGCGAGTCAAAATGGGTACGTCGGTTGCGATTGCGTTTCCGCGCAGCCCCATGGTTACCGCCGCGGCCGCGTGGGACCTCGCGGGATTTTCCGAGGGCCGCTTCATCCTCGGGCTCGGCACGCAGGTCAAGGGCCATATCGAGCGCCGCTACAGCACGAAGTGGGAAGCGCCGGTGCCGCGCCTGCGCGAGTACATCCTGGCGCTGCGCGCGATCTTCAAATGCTGGTCGGAGGGCGGCGCGAAACTTTCGTTTCAGGGAAAGTACTACAACTTCTCGTTGATGACGCCGTTCTTCACGCCGGCCAGACACAACTACTCGAACGTGCCGATTCACATCGCCGGTGTGAACGAACATATCATCCGGCTCGCCGGCGAACTGTGCGAGGGCCTGCATGCGCATCCCTTCAACTCGCCCAAGTATCTCCGCGAATTCGTGCTGCCGAACGTCGAGAAGGGTCTCAAGCAGGCCGGGCGCTCGCGCAAAGACTTCGAAATCCAATCGACGGCGTTCGTAATTACCGGCCGCGACCAGGACGAAATAAAAAAAATGCGCGAAGTCGTCCGCCAGCAGATCTCGTTCTACGCCTCGACGCGAACCTACAAGATCGTGCTCGACACGCACGGATGGGGCGACGTCGCCCAGCGACTGAACGAAAAGGCTGCCAAAGGCGAGTGGGTCTCGATGGCCAAAGAGATCACGGACGAGATGCTCGACGTGTACACGGTCGCGGGCACCTACGACGAGATCGCGGACAAGGTGATGCAGCGTTACGATGGGCTGCTCGACCGGGTTGCGTTTTACATTCCGTTTCGCGCGGGCGCTGACGACGCGCAATGGGCAAAACTCGCAAAGCGATTCAATGGATGA
- the secA gene encoding preprotein translocase subunit SecA yields MASAISLVARKIFGSKNEREIKRLRPDVDEINRLEPETSALSDDELRRKIAEWKASISAIEERERRDDAMLEILPQVFAVVREGAKRTIGQRHFDVQLVGGMILHQGRIAEMKTGEGKTLVATLPAVLNALSGRGVHIVTVNDYLARRDSEWMGRIYKFLGLTVGVVVHGVTDQERKLAYRADITYGQNNEFGFDYLRDNMKFNIEDYVQREHNFAIVDEVDSILIDEARTPLIISGASEESTDTYYVVDRVIPRLKPEEHYTIDEKMRTVALTEDGVTRVEQLLGVENLYDPRNILLLHHANQGLRAHTLFKRDVDYVVKEGEVIIVDEFTGRLMPGRRWSDGLHQAVEAKENVKIESENQTLATITFQNYFRMYKKLSGMTGTADTEAVEFKEIYRLDVVVIPTNQPMIRIDNHDLVYKTEGEKFDAVIEEIRDCHERGQPVLVGTVSIEKSERVADKLKKTSVKHYVLNAKNHEREAEIVAQAGRFGAVTISTNMAGRGTDIVLGGNPEFMAAAETGTREPADPNFQAALAKYLEQCKAEREKVLEAGGLHILGTERHESRRIDNQLRGRSGRQGDPGSSRFYMSLEDDLLRIFGADRLKGLMGRIGMEDNEPIEHRWISRAIENAQKKVESHNFDIRKHLLEYDDVMNKQREVVYHRRRELLSGASLKDDVLDMCDALIEEIAAAHANNEADPAQWDWKAIDDAFFKQFKFRPGFNAQTEVAGKPAQSADDLAEIGSERVHQLYDQREAEFTEPVMRQIEKIVMLQTLDSLWKDHLLAMDHLKEGIGLRGYAQVNPLVEYQKEGFTMFEALMAVMQQDVVEKVFSVQVQRQQDVEQIQQPKPQRVVMSHGGESETPAATPAKRDTEKVGRNDPCPCGSGKKYKRCHGK; encoded by the coding sequence ATGGCTTCAGCTATTTCCCTCGTAGCGCGGAAAATCTTCGGCTCGAAGAACGAACGCGAAATCAAACGGCTGCGTCCCGACGTGGACGAGATCAACCGGCTCGAACCGGAGACCTCGGCGCTGAGCGACGACGAGCTGCGGCGCAAAATTGCCGAATGGAAGGCGAGTATCAGCGCGATCGAAGAGCGCGAGCGGCGCGACGATGCGATGCTGGAAATCCTGCCGCAGGTCTTCGCCGTCGTGCGCGAGGGCGCCAAGCGGACCATCGGTCAGCGCCACTTCGACGTGCAGCTGGTCGGCGGAATGATCCTGCACCAGGGGCGAATCGCCGAAATGAAAACCGGCGAGGGCAAGACTCTGGTCGCCACGCTGCCCGCCGTGCTCAACGCGCTGTCGGGACGCGGCGTGCATATCGTCACCGTCAACGACTACCTGGCCCGGCGCGACTCCGAATGGATGGGGCGCATCTATAAATTCCTGGGCCTGACGGTCGGCGTCGTCGTCCACGGCGTGACCGACCAGGAGCGCAAGCTCGCCTACCGCGCCGATATCACTTACGGCCAGAACAACGAGTTCGGCTTCGACTACCTGCGCGACAACATGAAGTTCAACATCGAGGACTACGTCCAGCGCGAGCACAACTTCGCGATCGTGGACGAAGTGGACTCGATTCTGATCGACGAGGCGCGCACGCCGCTGATCATCTCCGGCGCCTCCGAGGAATCCACCGACACCTATTATGTGGTGGATCGCGTGATCCCGCGGCTCAAGCCCGAAGAGCACTACACCATCGACGAGAAGATGCGCACCGTGGCGCTGACCGAGGACGGGGTGACGCGAGTCGAGCAACTGCTCGGCGTCGAGAACCTGTACGACCCGCGCAACATCCTGCTGCTGCATCACGCCAACCAGGGACTCCGCGCGCATACGCTGTTCAAGCGCGACGTCGATTACGTCGTCAAGGAAGGCGAGGTGATCATCGTCGATGAATTCACCGGGCGGCTGATGCCGGGGCGGCGATGGAGCGACGGACTGCATCAGGCGGTCGAGGCGAAGGAGAACGTCAAGATCGAGTCGGAGAACCAGACGCTCGCCACCATCACGTTTCAGAACTACTTCCGAATGTACAAGAAGCTGTCCGGAATGACCGGCACGGCCGACACGGAAGCGGTCGAGTTCAAGGAAATCTATCGCCTCGACGTGGTCGTGATTCCGACCAATCAGCCGATGATCCGCATCGACAATCACGACCTCGTTTACAAAACCGAAGGCGAGAAGTTCGACGCCGTGATCGAGGAAATCCGCGACTGCCACGAACGCGGCCAGCCGGTGCTGGTCGGCACGGTCTCGATCGAAAAGTCCGAGCGCGTCGCCGACAAGCTCAAAAAAACCAGCGTCAAGCATTACGTGCTGAACGCCAAGAACCATGAGCGCGAAGCGGAAATCGTCGCCCAGGCCGGCCGTTTCGGCGCGGTCACGATTTCGACCAACATGGCCGGCCGCGGCACCGATATCGTGCTCGGCGGAAATCCCGAGTTCATGGCGGCGGCGGAAACCGGCACCAGGGAACCGGCCGATCCGAATTTCCAGGCTGCACTCGCGAAGTACCTCGAACAGTGCAAGGCCGAGCGCGAGAAAGTGCTCGAGGCCGGCGGCCTGCACATCCTCGGCACCGAGCGCCACGAGTCGCGCCGCATCGACAACCAGCTCCGCGGCCGGTCGGGTCGCCAGGGCGACCCCGGCTCGTCGCGATTCTACATGTCGCTCGAGGACGACTTGCTGCGGATCTTCGGCGCCGACCGTCTCAAGGGCCTGATGGGCCGAATCGGGATGGAGGACAACGAGCCCATCGAGCATCGATGGATATCGCGCGCGATCGAAAACGCGCAAAAGAAGGTCGAATCGCACAACTTCGACATCCGCAAGCATCTGCTCGAATACGACGACGTCATGAACAAGCAGCGCGAGGTGGTTTACCATCGCCGTCGCGAACTGCTCAGCGGCGCCTCGCTCAAGGATGACGTGCTCGACATGTGCGACGCGCTGATCGAGGAAATCGCGGCGGCGCACGCGAACAACGAGGCCGATCCGGCGCAATGGGACTGGAAGGCGATCGACGACGCGTTCTTCAAGCAGTTCAAGTTCCGCCCGGGCTTCAACGCGCAGACCGAAGTGGCCGGCAAGCCGGCTCAGTCAGCCGACGATCTGGCCGAGATCGGTTCCGAGCGCGTGCATCAGCTCTACGATCAGCGCGAAGCGGAATTCACCGAGCCGGTGATGCGCCAAATCGAAAAGATCGTGATGCTCCAGACGCTCGATTCGCTCTGGAAAGACCATCTGCTCGCGATGGACCATTTGAAGGAAGGAATCGGGCTGCGCGGCTACGCCCAGGTCAATCCGCTGGTCGAATACCAGAAAGAAGGGTTCACCATGTTCGAGGCGCTGATGGCGGTGATGCAACAGGACGTGGTCGAGAAAGTTTTTTCCGTCCAGGTGCAGCGCCAGCAGGACGTCGAGCAGATTCAGCAGCCCAAGCCGCAGCGGGTCGTGATGAGCCACGGCGGCGAGAGCGAGACGCCGGCGGCAACCCCGGCCAAGCGCGACACCGAAAAAGTCGGCCGCAACGATCCGTGCCCATGTGGCTCGGGTAAGAAGTACAAACGCTGCCACGGCAAGTGA
- the murI gene encoding glutamate racemase: MPTRKKSAARPNSIAASNGLLRGSRAAIDRPIGVFDSGIGGLTVLKALTAALPNEDFIYLGDTARLPYGTKSNEVIVRYSKENTGFLLAKGIKMLVVACNTSSAVALDAIASDTMVPVIGVIEPGARAAAKASRNGKIGVIGTEATIASGAYTRAIQRLSPRSEIYTRACPLLVPLAEEGWTDNAVAELTVAHYLESLKQSGIDTLLLGCTHYPLLRDMFARILGPRVKLVDSATATAADVRDRLRTFKLARRTGKGTQSFFVTETPDRFVRVGRRFLGPQVESAVRIER, encoded by the coding sequence ATGCCGACCCGTAAAAAATCTGCCGCACGGCCAAATTCGATCGCGGCTTCCAACGGACTCCTTCGCGGCTCGCGCGCGGCGATCGACCGGCCCATCGGCGTGTTCGATTCGGGCATCGGCGGACTTACCGTCCTCAAAGCGCTGACCGCGGCTCTGCCCAACGAAGATTTCATCTACCTCGGCGACACGGCGCGGCTTCCCTACGGCACGAAATCCAACGAGGTCATCGTCCGCTACTCGAAGGAGAACACCGGCTTCCTGCTCGCCAAGGGAATCAAGATGCTGGTGGTCGCCTGCAATACGTCCAGCGCGGTCGCGCTCGACGCGATCGCGTCGGACACGATGGTCCCCGTGATCGGCGTGATCGAGCCCGGCGCGCGCGCGGCGGCCAAGGCCTCGCGCAACGGCAAAATAGGCGTGATCGGCACCGAAGCGACGATCGCGTCGGGCGCTTACACGCGCGCGATCCAGCGGCTGAGCCCGCGCTCCGAAATCTACACGCGCGCATGCCCGCTGCTGGTGCCGCTGGCCGAGGAAGGATGGACCGACAACGCGGTGGCGGAATTGACCGTCGCCCACTACCTCGAGAGTCTCAAACAAAGCGGCATCGATACGCTGCTGCTGGGATGCACCCATTACCCGCTGCTGCGCGATATGTTCGCGCGAATTCTGGGCCCGCGCGTGAAGCTCGTGGACTCCGCGACCGCGACCGCGGCCGACGTGCGCGACCGGCTGCGGACTTTCAAGCTCGCCCGGCGCACCGGCAAAGGGACTCAGAGTTTCTTCGTGACCGAGACCCCCGATCGTTTCGTCCGCGTCGGCCGCAGATTTCTCGGCCCGCAGGTCGAATCCGCCGTCCGCATCGAGCGCTAG
- a CDS encoding lipopolysaccharide kinase InaA family protein: protein MRRVVLYARSPDWRAVIERADELIASPDFRVLKSEARTLAGFLDLPGAGPAFIKRVEVCSWSRGVYARLRGSRVARSLAGAAMLRAQGVAHPEPLAAMDLYQAGAIRASYLVSRALINADSLSRFMLGPGAIKGRDVHRRKQISDTVAAQIRRLHESGLYTRDLQETNIMVEENQSGGFKVYFIDLEDFRRAANVSWDRRILNLVHLDRSIGRFLCRAARLDFLYSYLGRRPDRAVARRMVAEVGAARESIDRRKRRGAPATEPVVKPLAGGTE, encoded by the coding sequence ATGCGCAGGGTAGTCCTCTATGCGCGTTCGCCGGACTGGCGCGCGGTTATCGAGCGCGCCGACGAATTGATCGCGTCGCCGGATTTTCGGGTGCTCAAGTCTGAAGCGCGCACGCTGGCTGGATTCCTCGACCTCCCCGGCGCCGGTCCCGCGTTCATAAAGCGCGTCGAGGTTTGCTCATGGAGCCGCGGCGTTTACGCGCGATTGCGCGGGTCTCGCGTCGCGCGATCGCTCGCTGGCGCCGCGATGCTCCGGGCGCAAGGCGTCGCGCATCCGGAGCCGCTGGCGGCCATGGATTTGTACCAGGCGGGTGCGATTCGAGCCTCCTATCTTGTCAGCCGCGCACTCATCAACGCCGACTCCCTGAGCCGCTTCATGCTCGGCCCCGGAGCAATCAAGGGGCGCGACGTGCATCGCCGAAAACAAATCTCCGATACGGTGGCCGCGCAAATCCGCCGCCTCCATGAGTCCGGTCTTTACACTCGCGATCTGCAAGAGACCAACATCATGGTCGAGGAAAACCAGTCCGGCGGCTTCAAAGTGTACTTTATCGATCTCGAGGATTTCCGCCGCGCCGCCAACGTATCGTGGGATCGCCGAATTCTGAACCTGGTGCATCTCGATCGCAGCATCGGGCGATTTCTCTGCCGCGCGGCGCGGCTCGATTTTCTTTACTCTTACCTGGGCCGTCGGCCGGATCGCGCGGTCGCGCGCAGGATGGTCGCCGAAGTCGGAGCGGCGCGCGAGTCGATCGACCGCCGCAAGCGCCGCGGCGCCCCGGCCACCGAGCCGGTCGTGAAGCCGCTCGCCGGAGGGACTGAGTAA